The DNA window CACCACCGGCGCAGGAAGAAGTCACGCGTTCCCAGGCCCGAGTGTGGGGTTTATTGGCGGGGCCTCCCCACAGCCACTGGAGCCCGGAGACACCCAGGGCGCCCCACGGCTgtgctggggggtccccaagtccccccagctctgccctggcctCCAGCCCCCCCGGCACAGCCCAGCCGAGCGCAGGGTGCCCGCAGCCAGGCTTGGGCTCTGGAAAAATGGGACTTTGGGAAAAAAGCtcctttgcttttccaaaaCCCGGTGCCGAGGCAGCTCCCAGGGATCCGAGGGAGGGCaaagccccccaccccggcTGCTACACGTTGAGGAAGGCGAAGGCTGATGGCTGACGGCTGCCCTCTGCATCCATTGGTCTGTCCTGGGATGGTGGCTTTGGCTCTACCAGCGAGTCCGGGCACAGCACCGTGCCAGGTTGGGCTACCAGCTCCATACCAGCAAAGAGGGAGAGGCTACCAGCCCCTGCCAGCCTGCTCGCCGCCTCTGGCTCATATGGGCACGGTGGCACCACGGCACCGGGCTGCCCGTGGCGCTCCGCTTCAagcccctgctcctgcccaggCAGCGAGGCGACGCTCAGTGGGGTCAGGGTGCTCTCGCCGGCCAGGAGTGGAAAGTCTGTCAGCAGGTCCCCAGGGTTTGAGGTTGACTCCATGGAAGGGTCCAAGCTCGGGCGTGTGGTTTTCGGGGAAGGGCGGTCTCTGCAGAGCGCCTCAAACTGCCGCAGGATCTGGGAGAAGAACAGGAGTGAGAGCGGTATCGGGAACGGGGGGCTGATTCCAGCACCCTTTCCCAGTGCCAGGATCAGTGCTGGTGTCCCTCCCAAGGCGCAGCCTGGGCTGGGGAGGTAACATCACCCCCTGCCCAGGGTCTCCACTCCTGGGAGAGGCAGAGAATTCCCACCCCTTTAGGACAGGCAGACCCATTCACAAGATCTGGGTGGCCCCAAGGAAGGGCAGCCCAGTTCCCAGGAGGCCCCTACTCTGGAGAGAAAGCACAGGAATAGCCCAGGAGTCACCTTGGTCGCTCGGTTGGCGACAGGTCCAGGGCTGCCTTGGCTGAGCTGCTGTAGGTGCTGCCGCGTCGCGGCGAAGATCTGGTCCAGGGAGAGCAGATCCGAGCACATGAGGGAGGAGATGGCACACATGGACCTCTGCGGGGAGGAGAGTGCGGCTGAGCCCAGCAGACACCACAACACCTCCAGTTAGGCGGCTCTTCTTCCCCTGTCCCTCCATCCGGCGCCTGCGGCACGCCGGGGCAGCCACACTCACCATGCGGATGCTGTCCCGGGGGTCTCCCAGCGCCcggctgagcagctccagcaccacCTCACAGTTCAGCAGCCCGCACCTGCCCGATGGGAAGCATTATGGCTATGCCGGGAGCGGGCAGCCCTCAGCCCCAGAAGGCCAGGCCAAAGTAGCCAGGgcgaggagaaggacttgggctGCCCCTCAAAGGCCCCACAGCACCCATGCAGCATCCTCCTTACTCCTTGAGGAAGTGCTGTGCTTCCTCCCGGGTGAGGAAAACCCTGGTGCCGTGGGTCAGCGTCGACACCAGGCTCACCTCCCGCACGCAGTCACCCAGGCTGTCAGCATCTACCCTGCTCggagagagaatcatagaatcatagaatcaccaggttggaaaggacccatcagatcatcgagtccaaccattcccatcaatcactaaaccatgtccctcagcacctcatccacctgttccttaaacccctccagggaaggggactcaaccccctccctgggcagcctctgccactgcccaatgaccctttccgtgaaaaattttttcctaatgtccagcctgaacctcccctggtggagcttgaggccattccctctcgtcctgtcccctgtcccttgggagaagagcccagctccctcctctccacaacctcctttcaggtagttggagagagcaatgaggtctcccctcagcctcctcttctccaggctgaacacccccagctcactcagccgttcctcataaggcctgtaagGCAGCAGTAAGGCTCAGAGCTAGCCCTGATCCCACCAGAATCCCAGTGCAGACCCCACCACCCTCCAGGGAGACCCTCCCAAATCCCTTTTCCTGCCTGTGGTGCCCCAGCCAGGAAGCCAAACATCACACGAGGAATCAAGCTAGCAGTGCCAGGGGCCTCCAGATTAACGGTGTGGAAAACAAGGGAGATGAGGGAAGCACCTCAGAAGGCCCCAGGGGATGGGGACCCCATTTCTCACCTCTCAGCCACGTGAGCCAGCTCCCGGCTGGCCCCGGAGTGGCTGTCGCTGCCTGATTTGCTGCAGGAGTCCGAGGTTCGGCTCATCTCACCGTTCCCCTGCGAGGAGTCCTGGGAGCTGTGCCCGCTGTCCGCCTCCTCCCATCCGCCGCCGGCCAGCCCCGGCTGGTGGCTCACTGCTgagacagcagcagggaggtggggacccccaaaccagccccagcGCCCCGCGGGGAGCCCCAGCAGCCAACAGCCGCCCCAGCTCCACAGCGGGAGGACCCACCTCGGGTGCCGTGCGCTGCGGCGGCTGCTGGaggcttcccagctctggtcgGGCTCCTGGTGGGAGACGGGGCTCTCACAGGCTCGTAGGAATCCTCCTCGTGGAGCTCCCTGCGATGAGGTCTAGGCTGCGCCGGGGAGGGGAGCACAGCGTGGGCCACCGCTTCAGCCGCCCGCTGGATGGAGCTCAGCAGGGCTTCTCCTGGAGAAGCTGAGGAAAGGATAGGGTGTTGGGAGCTCCACGGGGAGCCcggggacgggtggacgaggcactgaggggcatggtttagtgtttgataggaatggttggactcgatgatccagtgggtcttttccaacctggtgattctatgattctaagattctaaaGTAAAGTAACCTTAGACAAGCCGATTTCGGGACCCCAGCGCAGGGACAGCCTCCTGAACCACAGGCATAAGCGTTACCTGTATGATCCTGGTTTTGTTCCTATTAGGCTTGTAAGTGCTTTTATCCATGGATATTTGAATAAAGTGAGAGTTGTTAGATCTCATACAGCGAGCTCCAGCAATTATTTAGAAGCTTAATAAACTAGATCTGTATTGGTGGACTGTTTTAATtcttagaatcattgaatcacagacTCATTGAGGTTAAAAAACACCTCCAAGCTCAATCCAGTCCAAacgtcagcccaaccccaccgtgcctgctaagcTATGTCCCAAAATGCcacgtctacacattttttgaacctctccagggatggagattccaccgcTGCATTGCGTGGaagccagtgcttcaccactcttccagtaaagaaatttttcctaatatccaatctaaacctccccggtacaacttgaggccattttctctcactCCTCAGCTattcctcataacccttgtgcTCCAGAACAAGTCGTCCTCTCCTGCTGGAGCTCAGTAGGTTCCTTCTTATTTCCTAATCTCATTCTGGGGATGTTGCCTGGGCATTGCACAGACATCTGCTTTAAACAGTTTTGGGGAAATAGGGCGGCTTGGGAGGAATCTGGGcttggggaaggagagagctgcagaaagcaaagggtTCAGCATACCTAGAAAAACCCACTGGGGCAGCAGCGTCCACGAGGCAAGCCGGCAACCAGGCTGGGCATCTCTGAATGCTGGGAGCCTGGTCTGaccccagggctgggcagcaCCAAGCAGGGGACCCGGGCAGGGCAAGGGGATAGCAGTGAGTGAGAGAACAGCCAGGACTTACCAGAGCCGCTCTGCTCACTGCTGAAGCCAAATCCTTGCAGGGAGCCACacgggctggggctggagcccatGCCTGGGGGAGGCACAAGGCTGGTTCAGAGGGAGCACGGGCATTCGGGGCTGCCCCATTGTCGTTTTTCCCTCTTGCAAATCCAAGGAAGCACCCGGAGCAGCTAGGGTGCAGGGCCAGGCTTCTTTGGAACACCTTGGAGGGAAGCTAAAAGCAGCCagtccctcttctcctccagggaaTATTTTTCCCTCTGACCCCATACCCTGCAGCTGGCTCTGCCCAGAGCTGCGGGATGTCCCCAGCGAGCAGAGCCAGGGCTCACAGGGGCAGCAGCAAATCACCCTGCCCTCACCCCAcagtcccccccagccccaccgcgCACCCACGGCTCCAGCCTGACACTGCCAGCACCCACAGGTCTGTCCTTACCTGCAGGAGGCAGGGGACGGGCAAGCAGCGCGGCAGGAGGTGGGAGCGGTGCATCCAAAAAGAGAACGCTGGTCAAGTCCTGCTGGGAGAGACAGGGGGTGGGCAGAGAGGTGGGGAGCCCCAGACACCCCGGAGGCAAGGGGCTGGGACGCCGAGCTGCTCCACCACCCCAGACAGCCCTCGAGCGAAGATCAATCCCCCTGCTTTCCCTTAGTGGCTCCAGGTCAGATCCTTTGTCAAAGTGAGCTCTGGAAAGTGTGGGTTTAACCATGGTTTGCAGTGCTCTTTGGAGAATTATTTCTGGATCACAGCTGTGAGTAACCGCACGTAGGTAAAGCAACCCTAGAAAAGGTGATTTTAGGACAGAACTGACCAGTGCGGTGACGTCCTCCTGGCCAGGGATGCTGACCCTGTGCCCATCACCCTAACCACAATCCGGAGTGATACCTGTGTGGTTCTAGTTTTGTTCCTTGGACTCTTTAGAAGTTCTTTTATCCATGGATATTTGGAGTGAGAACTATTAGATCTCACACAATGAGCTCCAGCAGTTATTTAGATGCTTAATGAAACAGAGCTGTATTGCTAACCCCAATGCTGGACTGGTTTAACTCCTCACCTGCTGGAGCTCAGTGggtgctttctttttatttcttacacAAACATCGTTCTAGGGAGGCTCTCTGGGCACTGCATGGACGCTTGCTTTAAGCAGCTGGGGGGGTAAAGGATGGCTGGGAAGGAATCTGGGTGATTTTTGGACTCAGATCTGCCCTTGACAGCCTGAACCTTTACTGACACACAACCCCTCAGAGCAGTTGGGTTCCAACACCGAGCACAGTGAGAACTCACCTGTGCAGCCGCCCGGACCTTCTGGTTCAAGCTGTTTCCAtggagggggtctgggggcccagAGAATACTGCAGGGGACAAGGATGGGAGGGCTGGGGGACGCTCAGCTCACAGGGACAGGGCAGGACCTTGTCCCCGGCCTCTGGAGCCGTGCTGGGCTCTGCCCCGCAGCCAGGCTGGGTTCTCCAGCATCACACAGGGTCATCCCCTGCTCTCCTAGCTCAGCTCTCTCACTCCTCTCCCCGTTACCTGCTGCATCCCGGATGAAGCAGGCGTTCCTCCTCAGCTGCTGGACGAACTCAGGGGAGCCCTGGGCGCACGTGTGCTGCAGGATCTTCAGCACCTGTGGATATGGGGCTCGTATGGGGTGAGGCCACAAGGCAGTCACCCCACCCGCCCCCCCAGGCCACACTCTGCCCATCACCCTGGCCCTGGGGCTCCTCCTCCACCCCTGCAGCCACCACCACCCACCAACCTTCAGCTTGACgtggcaggagctgctctgcaaCCGGTTGAGGAGATATTCCAGCAGGCACTGGCTGCTGCCGAGCGACTCGTGGGAGATCTCTGGGGTGGGGGTTAGGGACCACAGCCCCcccagctgccagcactgctccccgtccagctccagctgcccctGGGGCACAGctccccctgcccagccctgtGCTGGTGGCTTGCggcagccctggggacacccccgACCCTGGGGACCCCCGTCTCTTGCCCTGAGGACCCCCTCCCAACCCCAGGCACCTCCTCATGCCACGGCAGGGACCGTCCCTGCCCTAGAGACCCCCTCATCCCACCTCAGGGACTCCCTTcctgccccagggaccccccagtCCTGCTCTGGGGACTTCCCcacccccagggactccctcaTTCCACCCAGGTATCCCCTCCCTGTCCTGGGGAtcccctcatcccaccccagGGACTCTCCCCAGGCTCTAGGGACCCTCTCATCCCACTCTAGGGATCCTTCCCAGACACTAGGGAGCCCCCCTCACCCCACCTTGGGGAAACTCCTGCCTCGGGGATCTCCCTCTTCCTCGAGGACCCTCTCACCCACCCTAGAgcttccccaccagccccagggacccccccctctTCCCGCTCCCCAGAAGGATACTGGCAATCTCCTCAAACAGGTACCCGGGGCAAGGGGTCTCGTCATCCGCTGTGCCCCGCAGCAGCAccgggagctgcaggaggaggaggaggaggaggagggagagagaggggggaggaagaggaacaaaagagagagagagagagaagggaggaggaggagcaagagagaaggagaggaggaagaagagcgATAGAGAaggggggaggaagagaggcGAGatagaggagaggagaggaagagagagggagaggagaggaggaagaggtgcgagagaggaggggaggaagagaagcgagagagagagggaggggaggaagagaagcaatagagaaggaggggaggaagaggagcgagaggcgaggagaggagaaggagcagtgagagagaaggaggggaggaagagaggcgagagagaggagaggagaggaagagagagggaggggaggaagagaagcgaaggaggggaggaagaggagagagggagggaagaggagcgagggaaggaagggaaggaaggaaaaggaggaaaagggacgGGGTGAGagggcccggcccggccccgccagCGCTCCCTAAGGCCGGTAGGGaggcccccaaccccccttccCGCCCCGTGACACCGCGCCGCTGCTCTGACGTCACGGCCCAGAGAGATGTGACGTCAGAGCCGTGACATCAGAGCTGTAGAGCAGCCCGGGGGGGTCCCGGCGCTCTGACAGGGCGGCAGGAGGGAAGGATGACACCTCGGGTGGCGGAAGGACTCCACACACATCCCCCCTACCCCCGGCAGCCCCGCTCCCGGCCCGGCCCGTACCCGGCTCAGGAACGTGAGTCGGTCCCGCAGCGGCGCCGCCATGGCGCTGCCGGCGCCCGCCCTGCCCGCACCCGGCGCGGCCTCAAGGCCCCGCCCACCGGAAGTTGTCTCGAGCCAATGAGCGTGCGAGGCGCCGCGTCTCAGCCAATCAACTGCGAAGCGAGGGCGGTGCCGCGGGCGGAAGCGGCTCCCGCGAGTGACGCCAGCAGCGAGAGGGCGGGAAGCCGGATGTAAACAACCGGCACTTCCGCCAATCAGAGCGGCCCGCGGCGAGCAGCCAATCAACAGCCGCGCTCGCCGCAAGCGACCAATCACCGCTCTCAGGGGGCGGGGATTCAGGCAAGAGACCAATCATAGAGCTCAGAGTGGTGGGCGGGGCTTTTCCGTTGACCAATAGCAGGGCGCGGCGCCTTGACGGACAGGCGGCGCGGCCAATCGCGTGGCGCGGGCGGTGGCGGTGGCGATGTCCGGACGCGGCGCCTGCCAGCGGGCACGAGCGCGGCTGCGGCGCTTCCCGGCGCTGCTGGCGGCGTGCGCGGAGCAGGTGGGGCCGGGCGGTGCCGGTAGTGGGTGGGGGGGGCGTCCCGGGAGCCGCTCCGGTGCTCCCCTTGTGTGTGTGCCCGCAGGCGGCGGCGTACGGGCGGTGCGTGGCggaggcggcgggagcggcggggccgcggcgggaTGTGTGCGGGGAGCAGTTCCGGGCGCTGAGGGAGTGTCTGGCCGGAGCGGTACGGGGGGGGAAcgggagagaaggggggaacGCGGGGGGGAAGGAAAACGGGGGAGGACCGGGGAGGATTGAGGGGGGGGGAACgggaaggggtggggggaaccgcgagggtgaggggagaaggggctggagaacaggccttatgaggagcggctgagagagctgggggtgtttagcctggagaagaggaggctgaggggagacctcattgctctctgcaactacctgaaaggaggttgtggagaggagggagctgggctcttctcccaagggacaggggacaggacgagagggaatggcctcaagctccaccaggggaggttcaggctggacattaggaaaaaatatttcacagaaagggtcattgggcactggaacagcccagggagggggttgagtcccctgccctggaggggtttaagggacgggtggacgaggtgctgagggacatggtttagtgactgataggaatggttggactcgatgatctgatgggtcttttccaacctggtgattctaggggagggagagatggagggagaAATGAGGGGGAAGGGGCAAAGACAAATGGGGGAatggaagggaggggagagggaaatgggACGGAGGGGGAGATGaatgggagagggggagaagggagggagatggggaagaacaggagggaggggagaaacgGGAAGGAGTGAGGGAAACGGGAGGGGGAGGATCGAGGtcaggagggaaagggggaatggGAGGGATATGGGTTGAATGGAACCGGCCTCACCACCCGGTGTTGCAGGCGAAGGCGGCGCAGAGCTGACCCGAGCACCAGCTGGGATCGGGAAGAGACCgcggagcagcttccagtacggaAAAGGGCATCGGGAGCGCTGCGGAGGGGCTCAAGGAGCACGGGGAGAGGgcgaggggaatggttttaagctgaaagaagggagattgagatgagatcatacagagaaatgttttcctgtaagcgtggggaggccctggctcaggttggctggagaagtggtggctgccccatccctggaggtgttcaaggccaggctggatggggctcagaGCAGAtgggtctagtgggaggtgtccctgcccacggcagaggggttggaacggGATAGACTTtgaagttccttccaacccaaaccattctatggtttaACTATAGCAGGAGCTTTGGTGTGCGGGGCTCCCTTCCACCTCTGAAATGTGGCTGATGCACCCGGGCTCACCGCTAGGCGGGTTGCTCTTGGACTTGGGCAGGAATGAGCAgccccttttcctctttccagtcCCATTTTCCAGGTCCAGCTTTGCTCAGCAGGattccagctctgcagaggctgCCATGGAGGCCCCACGGACGctggccctggggtggctggaTGCAGGGCGCTTCGGGAAGGCAGCTGCATCCCCACCACCCGCTTCAGAACgctctggcagcagctctgctgcagccgCTTGATCCCTTGAATATCAAATGAGGTGTTTTCCTCTCCGAGCCATGCACCAGTGGCGGGAGGACAACaacctctcctcctcttccctagCAGCAGGGAGGAAGCGCAAAAGCCCATTTTCCTTTGGCAATGTCGCCTGGGGAGCCCCAGCCCAGGGGCTGAGTAAGGCTTGTGGATCtggttttgaataaaaaaaaaaggagaattcaGATCAAAATGCTTCAGCTTATTTTATTGATCAGCTCAGCCTCTTCTCTGGTCTCTCCAACCCCAGTCTGAGGCGCTGCAGCTCCTGCCGGCTTCCAGCCCGGCTCGAGGGTTCCCCAAGGAATGTCAGGAGCATCTTTGGTCCTTTGTGTGTGCGCAGGTGGCTCAGCGACGCCAAACCCAGGGCAGGATCCTGCCCTTACCCCCAGGAGAGCCCCGACCGGGGTGAGCAGAGGCAGATCCAGCCCCTGCTCCGGCTCCCTCTCCCTTTGGAAAGGCCGGTTGGTGCTGCAGGGCACAAAACTTGGAGCTGTTGCCCTGCTGGAGTTCAGGACACGCTCTGAGCCTGCTGCCTGTGCTGATGGACACGAACTTAACTGTGGAGCAGCTCCAGGGCTCCCAGACGTGTTCCTTGTGCTGTGAGCCAGCGGGGTTAAGGCCACGATGGTCCCAGGAACGCAGCGCACTTAGCTCTCCTGAACAGATGTTGCTGTGAGGAGAAATCACaacagcatccccagagcaaTGAGTTTGTGTCCCAGGCAGGCAGCGGCAGAGCTCTGGAGCGACCAGAGCCTGTGTGGAGTCCCACACACCCCAAAATGATCCAGCCCTGGTTCTGGAACGTCCCACCGGAGCAGAAGAACTTCCCAAGGCTGGTTTAGCAAAGACACTTTGAGATGCAGATATAAAACCACCACAGTGATGAGGTCTGTAAGCTCCAGCTGGggaattttcagcccttccaGCAAGAGCTCTGGGATCGGAATTCTTACATTCGCAAGTCAAGATGGGAAAACGAAAATGAAGGGATGAATCGCCGGGAGCCCAAACGGGGCTCCCAGAGCGGCTCATCCCTCTCATAAAATGCAATTCCAGGGGTGTAAATACGGACATCCATGGATGCaggggacacacagacagacaggtTCCACGTGGTGCACAGGGAAGAGGTAGGTACGCCTGGGCTGAGCCCCAGTCGCCCTCGTAGCCACGGCTTCTGTTACCAAATCAGTCGCCTCGCGCATTAAAACCAGgctggctggggaggggagcagccagcagctcccGGCTGAGCCTCGTAATGCACTTGGGACAGGAGAAGTCGGGCATGGATGGGAGCTGAGCAGCCGAGGAGGGCGGCGAGAGCCAAGCTCTGCGTTATTGCTTGTGTGTGGCCAAGCGATGAAATCCCTGGGAGTAGAGGCAGCACAACAGCGGCCGTTGTGCCCGTTTAAGGCAGCGTTTCTACTAAACTGGGTTCCTAAACCACAGCCGTCTCCTAAACATGCAGACTAACGGCTCCCGCTTCAAGGGAAACACCAAAGCAGCTGTCTAAGCTGGTCTTCAACCCGTGACTTGATGCTTCTCCAGAAGGAAGCCTTCCCCAAGATGCACGAGCCCTGGTTCCCCTCCTCCCGCAGCCCCAGGGTGCGGATGAAGgagcccagggcagcctctccccGCAGGCAGGGGAACCTCGAGGACGACCACCTCAGGTCTGAGTGGGGAGTCAAGAGCCAGATGGAGAAGGCAATTGGATATGAATGAGATGTTGGAAAAGGTCCTTGAAAGCTGGCCGGGCAGGGAACCAAGGCAGACGGCAACCTCTGAAAGACAGAGGAGAGCAGGAGCTTCTCTTCCAAGGCTGCCGCCTCATCAGCCACCTGCAGGCATGTGCAGAGGCTCCAGGAGCCCGTGGTTCTCACAGGTCCGAGCAGATCCCATGGGTCCCAGCACTGCATCCAGCAAAACGCTGTCGGCGTCGACCAACAACGGTGGCCAGAAAACCAGCTGGTGAACGCAACCCTCCCCCAGGgagccccacagccacccacCAAGCACGAGTGCCCCGCTCACACGCTCTCGTCCGC is part of the Phaenicophaeus curvirostris isolate KB17595 chromosome 19, BPBGC_Pcur_1.0, whole genome shotgun sequence genome and encodes:
- the TEPSIN gene encoding AP-4 complex accessory subunit tepsin isoform X3, which produces MTRPLAPGTCLRRLPSSSCHVKLKVLKILQHTCAQGSPEFVQQLRRNACFIRDAAVFSGPPDPLHGNSLNQKVRAAAQDLTSVLFLDAPLPPPAALLARPLPPAGMGSSPSPCGSLQGFGFSSEQSGSASPGEALLSSIQRAAEAVAHAVLPSPAQPRPHRRELHEEDSYEPVRAPSPTRSPTRAGKPPAAAAAHGTRAVSHQPGLAGGGWEEADSGHSSQDSSQGNGEMSRTSDSCSKSGSDSHSGASRELAHVAERVDADSLGDCVREVSLVSTLTHGTRVFLTREEAQHFLKECGLLNCEVVLELLSRALGDPRDSIRMRSMCAISSLMCSDLLSLDQIFAATRQHLQQLSQGSPGPVANRATKILRQFEALCRDRPSPKTTRPSLDPSMESTSNPGDLLTDFPLLAGESTLTPLSVASLPGQEQGLEAERHGQPGAVVPPCPYEPEAASRLAGAGSLSLFAGMELVAQPGTVLCPDSLVEPKPPSQDRPMDAEGSRQPSAFAFLNV
- the TEPSIN gene encoding AP-4 complex accessory subunit tepsin isoform X1, with amino-acid sequence MAAPLRDRLTFLSRLPVLLRGTADDETPCPGYLFEEIAKISHESLGSSQCLLEYLLNRLQSSSCHVKLKVLKILQHTCAQGSPEFVQQLRRNACFIRDAAVFSGPPDPLHGNSLNQKVRAAAQDLTSVLFLDAPLPPPAALLARPLPPAGMGSSPSPCGSLQGFGFSSEQSGSASPGEALLSSIQRAAEAVAHAVLPSPAQPRPHRRELHEEDSYEPVRAPSPTRSPTRAGKPPAAAAAHGTRAVSHQPGLAGGGWEEADSGHSSQDSSQGNGEMSRTSDSCSKSGSDSHSGASRELAHVAERVDADSLGDCVREVSLVSTLTHGTRVFLTREEAQHFLKECGLLNCEVVLELLSRALGDPRDSIRMRSMCAISSLMCSDLLSLDQIFAATRQHLQQLSQGSPGPVANRATKILRQFEALCRDRPSPKTTRPSLDPSMESTSNPGDLLTDFPLLAGESTLTPLSVASLPGQEQGLEAERHGQPGAVVPPCPYEPEAASRLAGAGSLSLFAGMELVAQPGTVLCPDSLVEPKPPSQDRPMDAEGSRQPSAFAFLNV
- the TEPSIN gene encoding AP-4 complex accessory subunit tepsin isoform X2 gives rise to the protein MAAPLRDRLTFLSRLPVLLRGTADDETPCPGYLFEEIAKISHESLGSSQCLLEYLLNRLQSSSCHVKLKVLKILQHTCAQGSPEFVQQLRRNACFIRDAAVFSGPPDPLHGNSLNQKVRAAAQDLTSVLFLDAPLPPPAALLARPLPPAGMGSSPSPCGSLQGFGFSSEQSGSASPGEALLSSIQRAAEAVAHAVLPSPAQPRPHRRELHEEDSYEPVRAPSPTRSPTRAGKPPAAAAAHGTRVSHQPGLAGGGWEEADSGHSSQDSSQGNGEMSRTSDSCSKSGSDSHSGASRELAHVAERVDADSLGDCVREVSLVSTLTHGTRVFLTREEAQHFLKECGLLNCEVVLELLSRALGDPRDSIRMRSMCAISSLMCSDLLSLDQIFAATRQHLQQLSQGSPGPVANRATKILRQFEALCRDRPSPKTTRPSLDPSMESTSNPGDLLTDFPLLAGESTLTPLSVASLPGQEQGLEAERHGQPGAVVPPCPYEPEAASRLAGAGSLSLFAGMELVAQPGTVLCPDSLVEPKPPSQDRPMDAEGSRQPSAFAFLNV